A genomic window from Cytophagia bacterium CHB2 includes:
- a CDS encoding FAD-binding oxidoreductase: protein MHEISYWREDFPVALAPRESVLPERVDVAIIGGGLTGLATGLYLAQRSVSVAILEQEIIGWGASTRNAGMALIGLKLPPEQLVRRYGRAQARQFHRASLEALAFAEQLIQRENISCDFQRCGELCAAYRPSHFKALQASQKFLREEFDHPTELVPPADMPREVGSHFYHGGLRDAMSASLHPAKLVAGLAQAAQRAGVSIYERTRVEHCQRLASNHVLHTSRGLLQAQEIVAATNGYTPGMLPALRRRVIPVGSYILVTEPLGAALAQELIPQNRMIFDSKNFLFYFRRTPDDRLLFGGRTSFTPVTNAAAAAMLASDMRAVFPQLQQTKIAYAWHGNVAFTFDQMPHVGRLEGIHYATGYCGHGVIMSLYLGHCLARLLCGEACDTPFAQLAFPAYFFYRERPWFLPLAGAYFKMVDRFS from the coding sequence ATGCATGAGATTTCGTACTGGCGTGAGGATTTCCCTGTCGCGCTGGCGCCGCGCGAAAGCGTTTTACCCGAACGAGTCGATGTTGCCATCATCGGCGGCGGCCTCACCGGCTTGGCGACAGGACTTTATCTCGCGCAGCGCAGCGTGTCCGTTGCCATCCTGGAGCAGGAAATCATCGGCTGGGGCGCAAGCACGCGCAATGCGGGAATGGCGCTTATCGGCTTGAAGCTCCCGCCCGAGCAACTAGTCCGGCGCTATGGCCGCGCGCAGGCGCGGCAGTTCCATCGCGCTTCGCTCGAGGCCCTGGCGTTCGCGGAACAGCTTATCCAGCGTGAAAATATCTCTTGCGATTTTCAGCGCTGCGGCGAGTTGTGCGCCGCTTACCGGCCCTCTCATTTCAAAGCGCTGCAGGCTTCGCAAAAATTTCTGCGCGAAGAGTTTGATCATCCCACCGAATTGGTGCCGCCTGCGGACATGCCGCGCGAAGTGGGATCGCATTTTTATCATGGCGGCCTGCGCGATGCGATGAGTGCGAGTTTGCATCCGGCAAAATTGGTGGCGGGCCTGGCGCAAGCCGCGCAGCGCGCCGGGGTCAGCATTTATGAAAGAACCCGGGTCGAACATTGCCAGCGCCTCGCTTCGAATCATGTGTTGCATACTTCGCGCGGACTTTTGCAGGCCCAGGAAATTGTCGCGGCCACGAACGGCTACACGCCGGGCATGTTGCCGGCATTGCGCCGCCGCGTGATTCCGGTGGGAAGTTACATCCTCGTGACCGAGCCGCTGGGCGCGGCGCTGGCGCAGGAACTGATACCCCAGAATCGCATGATTTTTGACAGCAAGAATTTTCTGTTTTATTTTCGCCGCACGCCGGATGATCGCCTGTTGTTCGGCGGGCGTACGAGTTTCACGCCGGTGACGAACGCGGCCGCGGCCGCCATGCTGGCCAGTGATATGCGCGCGGTTTTTCCCCAATTGCAGCAAACAAAAATCGCTTACGCCTGGCACGGCAATGTTGCGTTCACCTTCGACCAGATGCCGCATGTCGGACGCCTTGAGGGGATTCACTACGCCACGGGTTACTGCGGCCATGGCGTGATCATGAGCCTGTATTTGGGGCATTGTCTCGCACGCCTGCTGTGCGGCGAAGCATGCGACACGCCTTTTGCGCAACTCGCATTTCCGGCTTAT